In the genome of Streptomyces globosus, one region contains:
- a CDS encoding ester cyclase: MTFVQIVDYETSRPEAVGVLFDRYLEQSNGRRTVTHSLIGRDREAETHYVDVVEFPSYEEAMRNSHLPETDRMFREMVALCDGMPRFTNLDVVRDDHPGALLADRVFDEIAVKGDLGAVAEVFAADYRHHDVMGPAGRTGREAVVEDVSMWRTAFDFDFAREAQTAQDDIVTTLWTWTGRHKGAFMGAAPTGRTCTMTGTTVFRCRDGMIAEGWWHYDAMGLMRQIGARG; this comes from the coding sequence ATGACATTCGTACAGATAGTTGATTACGAAACAAGCAGACCCGAGGCCGTGGGCGTGCTCTTCGACCGGTACCTGGAGCAGTCCAACGGCAGGCGGACGGTGACCCACAGCCTGATCGGCAGGGACCGGGAGGCGGAGACGCACTACGTGGACGTCGTCGAATTCCCCTCGTACGAAGAGGCCATGAGGAACTCTCACCTCCCGGAGACGGACCGGATGTTCCGGGAGATGGTGGCCCTCTGCGACGGGATGCCGCGGTTCACCAACCTGGACGTCGTCCGGGACGACCATCCGGGCGCCCTGCTGGCCGACCGGGTGTTCGACGAAATCGCCGTCAAGGGCGATCTGGGCGCCGTCGCCGAGGTGTTCGCGGCGGACTACCGCCACCACGACGTCATGGGCCCGGCCGGCCGCACCGGGCGCGAGGCGGTCGTCGAGGACGTGTCGATGTGGCGCACCGCCTTCGACTTCGACTTCGCGCGCGAGGCGCAGACGGCGCAGGACGACATCGTCACCACGCTGTGGACCTGGACCGGCCGCCACAAGGGCGCCTTCATGGGGGCCGCCCCGACCGGGAGGACCTGCACCATGACCGGGACGACGGTCTTCCGGTGCCGGGACGGGATGATCGCGGAGGGCTGGTGGCACTACGACGCCATGGGCCTGATGCGGCAGATCGGAGCGCGGGGCTGA